The DNA sequence tttagggccaaatagcattctagtttgatccgtttttttgttaattctttccaatgtgtcaagtaattatctttttgtattctcttgatttggttgggtctagttgtgttgctgtcctggggctctgtgggatctgtttgtgtttgtgaacagagcttacttaggggactcttctccaggttcatctctctgttggtgatggctttgttatggaaggtttgggaatctggattttgataattagcgtgcattatttggtgttttacattgtacactgaggatatttttgcagaattctgcatgcaatctcaatttggtgtttgtcccattttgtgaattcttggttggtgagcggaccccagacctcacaaccataaagggcaatgggttctataactgattcaagtatttttttgccagattctaattggtatgtctctctctctctgtctctttctgtctctctctcacacacagctgTGAAATCCCAGTGAGAGGACAGCGCTGAACAGGTTCATCTGACTTTTGACTGCATCCTGCCACCTTGTGGTCATTGGACAGATCTAATCAGGCAACGGTCAAGATAATGGTGCGATCAAGACAACTCGAAAATCTCTGACCTCCGACTTCAgtacgttcaagacaactgggaaaacgAGCTCCGACCTGGAAAAATCATTTTGAACGGTTATCCAACTCGGAATTACAAGTCAGAAATTCGGGCATCATTCTAGAGCCCCGActtctccgacctgaagatcactgaacACACAattttttcccagtctgagctcttTTTGCCCccttgagttcccagttgtcttgaacgcaccataAGTAGCCAACGCCATGCATGACCCTTACTCAAATTATTCTCTAAGGCTGCATTTAGGCAGATGTAGGCCGATGAATtttaatcacatcagatcttttcacgtcagatctttttcagagctgatctgattggtcaaaagaccaattagtgagaaaaaaatatcaaaattgTGCTGCCTGTCATTACTAACTGGTCTTTTGACAaatgaaaaagatctgatgtgaaaagatctgatgtgattggtcaaaagaccaattaatggaacaaatatcagaattgggctgcctgtgtagacGCAGCCTATGacaagcagcccaattctgaatTTTCTTTcgctaattggtcttttgaccaatcagatcagctctgaaaaagatctgccgtgaaaagatctgatgtgttTAAAAGACATCGGCCTACATCAGTTGGTAAGGTTTTGATGTACTGATGTACTTACAATACTTACAATAATAAGGTCCATGAGGAGTTTGTCTTTTGAAATTAGATTTTTTGTATCAGTGTGACTTATTCTGGTTTGGGATCAAAATGTGAACAGACTTGTGAGGGTGTGCTGCTGTGAATGACCACAAGGAGGCTCTCTGACATTGCGCTAACAGAACTGAAATCAACCACACTGCTAATACATCTGATTCTGCAACCACATGCAGCTATATTTGGACGGATATTGTATCCACCCCACATTTCAAGCGATCCTAAATTACATTACTGCGTTTCTGATATTAAGATACATTGTTTCTTTACCATTTTATAATACATTATGAGTATTTTAACATTTTGTTCTCATGACAACAGCTACAGTAGGTCTACTGACAATTACAATAATTTAGGTACATAACATATGGTAAAGAAACAATGTATCTTAATCTATTGTTCCGTTTAACATAATTGCCATGTAGCCTTTATCTTTGTATTTTGTATCCCTAAGGGTTGTAAACATTTGTTCCATAGCAAACATAAAACGAAATACAAGGAAAATAGGTATTATTAGGTTACATGTATGTTAAAAATAAGAATTATTTGAAATAATGTGTAGTTTGGTAGTTAGGCTATTAAATTATTACTGGCAAAGGGGGACATAGATTATTAGGCTACCATGCTGTAAAATATCGCCTAATAATAGGCTAGCCTATGTCTTGCAAGTTGATAGGTCATTCTGCAATGTAGAATATGTTTCAAAACGAATCAATTGAAtcgttttcattttcatttttacAGTAGGCTATTCCAGGCCTATAGGGGCGGATTCAGACTCAGGAAATGTACGCCTTTCCTGCGCAAGCCTTTCCTATGCACTTATTACACACTTCTCAatatttggtattcagacttaccttattcaGTCGAGTAACTCTGCACATGTGGCTACCTTGCGTGCCTTGAATTTCATTaaactgctgaaaaccctcccacttgctggccaacagattttcacGTGGAGTTTTCATTAAATAGTGTTTTCAGTGGCATACAtgtttatcttaagccatccatgtagccctttcctgcagtcaaatgacctagtggcctcaggggtggaatgttattaatatttttcataatttcataattcataaactttttcttttttttactgatgaaaatccggtgtttctatgtcaaaggttttgttatatttcagtcttctgtgatgtatataaagtgtagtattgggatgcaaactcaaaattgaatacatttcaactctatatctgacatggtacaggtgtcttctttttcttaagcccatgtgtgtgaggtgtatacttttgtttcaaagtagatttgtttaagactaccaagaaacactctgtgtgaccctgatgtAGCCCACTGCAGTATTAAATATGGTGTACCTTTTAGTTTGAATTTTGTCACAatgggttcagaatattaggaaTCAATACCGTATATGCATATACATATTCGTCTctgtttcagcaccaattggtagatttaaaaatactctgatcttgtagattatttaggtttaggaaagtatttatgaataatacaaaacaggtttggagagcctttacaaacaaaataaagaaaattGTGGTTTGATTCCTTCTGAAATTTGTCACATTTAGTTCTTCAACCCATAgtaatgttggaagattagtttacatataattataatagggagtatagtgtacaatagtaggctatacccATCATCTGttgcctgcactaaccatggaactgtgtgatgatACGGCCAAATATTGCGCTATGAGTCGGGATCAAACTGTTAAGGCTTGGTCTGCCCTCTGCTCCATAACCAACAAGCTCTCATAGTCTCACCTCAGAATTAGATgatcatccatgtttctcaaacatcaaacttcgaagttgttccaaacgtcaaattccaaacgtcaaatgtttaaggttaagtttaggcattaaatccgaatttttaaggttagggttaagtttaggcattgaCTCGGAATTGTTGAAGTAagtgttaaggtttgggataggcttaaaactaaaatctcaaaaacaacttcaTATTGCTGGATTGAAcagcaatagaaagttgtttCTATTGTTGGATTCGAACAGCAGTCGAAAgttgttttttagttttttgttcaTATGACCTTTAGACTGAATTTGAACAAGCAACCTTTTACACCAGAGGCAGACTTTTtgcaccagaggcagatgcttaagCCCATCCGCCACCCACAACGCcatagcaaaaccgaaacctacttggaggtaatagcgctcactgttgcccctattGGCCGGTTTCAACATCATCTCccgatgtcctcagacatggatgcaCGTCGagtactgacttgtatcacgggtgacctggctgccaTAATGATTTAATTAGCctcatgtttttgtttattttgtacaatgatcctcagcaacaaccacacgGCCATGGGCATGACGCATTTACAGAGGAAGCAAATGAAGGTAAAcaaacaatgtaattaaatggaatgataatgtagcctAGGCTAGatcaactgaagggaactaacagtaaattggtAGTTGTATAAGAGTGGTTATGAGGCCTATTGACAGTCGATAATGATAGTGGCTAATttttaacatgatagaaataggaaacagagaaagtcggggtagcctataattaagacatttgagagtgcccatccctgcaagttaaaaggcAGTACAATTTCAAATCTGCATAATGGCACAGAATTTCATAAactgtgggaaagttgatatgttgatatgcttcagtttgctgccatgtGACTGATTTCACATTCGTCCCCAGCGATTATAAGGTCAAATTGATCTAAAACAAGTATTATCAATATTTACAAATCCTTTATCCAAACAGATTACTCATtaacctagctcttatcaatagctcttatcaagatgtaaattacagtgcatggagaatggtctTATTTCTATCAAAAAAATTAAGTAGATTTTCCACTTAGAACCGGTAGGTTagctagaccttattcatggggTTCCTCATGCATAAAGGTGGTGGAATgattagggaattaagtcaaggtcagaatatggtgtatctgtagacacacctctgtcacaccttcatttattcgaTCTCCACCTCAAACTAATagtgggtgaatagcatgctattctcatgcttaagttcaaggtcagaataggTAGAGAGAAAAGTACATAAAAAAAGGTAATTACTTGCCATTTACACACGCTTAACTCGGTTCAGAATTCCCCCCATAGTGAATTGTAAAGACAGAACATCTAAATGAtcttgtctcctgagtggcgcagtggtcactagagatcctggttcgaatccaggctctgtcgcagccggccgcgaccgggagactcatgggcggcgcacaattggcccagcgtcgtccagggtaggggagggaatggccggcagggatgtagctcagttgatagagcatggcgtttgcaacgccagggttgtgggttcgattcccacggggggccagtataaaaaattaataaaatatatatatgtattcactaactgtaagtcgctctggataagagcgtctgctaaatgactaaaaatgtaaaaatgtaaatcttATAATTAAAACCCTAGGCCTACACCCCTTTATCTAATTATCATAACTTCCTGTAAATGCTCTGTTGAACTTGATTGCTCCATGTCCTGAAAGATTCCCAGTTACAATTCCTTGATGCCCTAAAAGAAAACACATTATGGAACAGAATATAGTTTTGAAGTTTAGGCCTACCATTGATTATTTTAGCAATTGTTCAGGATAGTACAGCTTTACATTCCGGTTTCAAATGGAAAGCTGTGGATTGGAGGTAGGCGTATTAATGTTTATTTATATTCTGCCGAAGAAATCGTAGGCAGCCTTCTCGAAATTTTCCCAAAATGTGTCTACTTCATTAGAATTGCTTAAAAATACAGTCTAAATGTTATACGAGTTTGTAAACGAATTACCAAAAGTTTGAGAGAATAATTTTATTTTGTCAAAATGTTTCACTTAAGTAGGCTAATGCATTCTATGTTAACTTCCTTTCAAATTACAAAGTAAGAAATTCAGTTCAAGCTAAAAGCATTTAAGCAGGACATTGGTATTGGCTAATATTTACAGTAGGCGAAGACAAAATAgcctaaatgaaaaaaaaaacgaatcaattaaaaacaacacAGGCCATTGGGGAATAAAAGTGCGTATAAGCGCATGCAGGCTTTAGGCAATCAACATGCTGTCCAGTGAAATATTATGGAAAATTATGCATATCTGAGAGAGCCTATTTGGAAATATATGAAGTGTTTTCCCATAGTCTCCTCTGTGTCTTTCAATTTTTATTTACTGAAAATGCAGTATACTATTTAGTGGCAATTTAGAGCAATGTTTCAAGAACATCTGTTTCCAAAAAGAAGCGAACATTCCAATTGCATGAACAAAGCGCATCGTCAGTTCCAAAGGCATCGCCAACCCCCAGACAGCCCAACCCCCAGACAGCCTGCTTGTCCAGGTGACTGCATGGTGTCCGTTATGAGGTGAAGTTTGAAGCTGGCTCATATTAAACACTGTACGGTCAAATGGTAGGCctagcaaaaaaaaataataataatgataaatcTTCCTTCAGATGGTTCTTGAAATTTGTGACCAGGTTCTAGTAtggattaatgtgtgtgtgtgtgtgtgtgtgtgtgtgtgtgtgtgtgtgtgtaagagagagggaACAATACTTATATAGTCTCAAACTATAATATTCTTATAATATTTTCAAAACAAATGTACCACATTTGTTTTGAAAAAAAATGGTAGGCTGCAAAAATGGTAGGCTGCATGACGAGCAAAAATGTGCCTCTCCAATAGTCTATGATGACTGTAGGCCTATATATTCCTTTCAAGGCCATTGCGCAATGCAccattgatgtaaaaaaaaaaaactgttttggaaCCCCTTGTTCTCTGGATTTGTCGAGTAAAATGTGCTGGTAGTTTACATGGTGATTGAACATTTTAATGAAGGATTTGAGAATGCAGAAACTGCTATTTCTGGACCATTTCCCGTGCACGTATCCAAAGGCGTTTACATTATAAAAGCTACATCCATCTCTCCACTGTGGAGGAGCAGGCTCCAGAACGCTACATGAGAGGTGATATGAATTACCGAACGTTAAGCCTTCAATAAACTCATTTGTGTAAATGGCGTCTCCGAGGACCCTGGTATTATTCAGATCATTGCGTTTTATCAGTACCTTGAGAAGGACTGTATTTGAGCCTCAGAAAGATGACAGCTTTTGACTGACTTTTTCCCATtctggttgtcactagttaccacagacacaaggtcaaaattggctatattgtaataATTCATTTTTGGTCTtaaattaaggttagggttaggcataaggttagcagtgtggttaaggttaagcctaaggttagggttaggttttaaaTCCGATTTTAAGAAGatcaattgtagaaataggcggggtttatgatttcgtggctgtggtaactagtgacgacatTTTCCTCTGGCCCATGTGATGGACCCCTAGCTGATCAATCGGAGTGAAGAGTAATTAAAACCTATGAATTTTCCTTAGCGGTCTATCTTAAGGCATCTCTTTGCAGTCAAGATAACAGTCCCTGCGCCCATTTACCGTCAGAAAAGAATTGCGTCTCACAACAGCCTCACAATGGCTACTAAATGGGATAATGATAGTGTCCTAATTAGAATTTAATTAAGTACCAACAAATAGCTTGTGgataatatttcagttttgtaggcccaaattaaattaaacaatgTGGGCTGGACTGGGCTGATTACGTTGCATCTGCAAATGGCCTACACTATTCATTATCGTTATACATTTGGCTGATGGAACCttttggtgtgtgtgcgtgcgcacctATAATGCCATTCCACCCCTGTTCACCAGTGACTATACCCTACCCTTAATGATAAACGCTAATATCAAAAGGCCCATTTGGCTGTAGCAACATTGTACAATAATCGAAAACACCATAAAGCCTGTTTGAGTGACAACATATTTTGACTGAGGTGAAATATCCGTATATGTTATTATTGTATTCTCCTATAGATCTAGCATTATTTTGCTGTGAATAGATAAGGTTGCAGAAGGCGCCTAGCGGTGATAATCTCTTGTTTGGTTTTCTTAAAACCCAGTTGGTAGCATGCAGCCTACTTACCCAGAGTTGCGAGACATTATTGGACGTCGTCACCCGTGTCCAAAAGTGTCTCGGTCATTGATTGGCCCACTGCACGTTCGAAGGGGTTCGCGTGCTTCCGGTTGGTGTGGGAAATGTGATGTGAGGAGTTGGTGAAGATCGAACTGTCATACCAACAGTGGTGAAAAGCTCGGGGCTGCGAGAGGAGAGCGCAATGCCTTGTCAGTCTTGTCATTGTCAACGACCATGACACGTTGGAGCGTTACGCACGAGGGATGCCAACAATTTAGAAATCAAAAAGTGCCCCAAATCAGAGAGGTAGTAATGATCCTTTAGTGGTCACCGTATTGCTTCATTCTTTTCATATTTGGATACCAATACACACCAACAAGTGGAATTAGTTAGGAACCTGGATCGACCCCTTTGCAGCCCTTTTCAGCAATGGAGAAGCAAAGGGCTCTACACAGCCCGGAGTCGAGTGAAGGGGAGAGCGTGTCTCCTTCTCCCAGTCTGCCTTCGCCGCCCATCCTGCCCCTCCAAGCAGCGCAGCAGGCGCACAGAACCACGAACTTTTTTATTGACAATATTCTGCGGCCAGATTTCGGCTGCAGGAAGGAGCATGGCTTAGGGGCTAGGGAGCGGGCGCAGACTTCCAGCCGAGAGCGCGCCCAACCTTTGGTCACCAGGTCGAATCATCCTGGAACGCCATGCCAGGACTCCAACTGCAGCAGCGACAGCACTTCTTCCTCCACCTCGTCCTTGGCCTTGTCTCCCACCCCCAAAAAGAGCACCTCGTCATCGAAGGCTGACGAGAGCTCTGGAGGCAGCACGCCAAAGTTCGGCGAGAACACTTCTTCTGTTATGGTTGTGAACGGCGGTAGTGGCGGCACAGCGCCCAACCCCGAGTCCCAGCCGCTGCTGTGGCCTGCCTGGGTGTACTGCACTAGATACTCGGACAGACCGTCATCTGGTGAGGCAATAGTTTCTTGAACAAGCTTTTATCAGGGTATTGTAGCCTAATGCGTAATGTTATAAATGCCTTATTGACCCTTTGCATAAATATAAGTCTTTCCTCAACATGCTTGTATTCGAAGTTGCAACTTTATTCGTTAAATTCAACTGTATTTTATACTTTCTTTTTACACTGTGATAAAGGACAATATATGTAGGTTATGGCATAGTGGTCCTGTTACTGCATGAAAATAGTGACTGTCTGTAGTACAAAATGTAGGCTAACATACACTCTTAGGAAAAAAGGTTCTGGATAGATCCAAAAATGATTATATCTATGCTTGCTACATTCATATATGGCACCCCTAATGGTTCTATACAGAACCGaaattggttccatatagaaccctataTATTCCATATAGAACCCTAAATGGAACccaagggttctatatggaaccaatttTGGTTCAGGTGAAGAAGAGCCCCAGGGGTTCTGGTCAAAGAACCCGacaaaagggttctatatagaacctttagGGGTGCCATATGAAGCAAGCAATATATTGTAAGCCTACTCAATCCATTTTCAACTGGAAGCAAACTTTCTCAAATTTAAATTATGCTATATCATATGTAAATAATCCATTATTTAGGCCTACTACTAAAATATATGGAACAAAAAAGCAGAAAAAAGGACACTTGGATCATTTTGTGATACTTAATTGTGTAATAGGATTGTGTGACATCTACTGTGTTCTACCGAAAGAAGTCAAATGAATTGAAACAGTGAAAAATCGAATAGGTGGTTTTCAAGAGCAGCATTGGTCCATTTGAGAACATATCAGAAAATGTAAACAACATTTCATCGATGACTGTGTGGCCTAACATTTCACTCTCCTTATTTACAAGTGAGATCTTGGTCCTGGCCACTGGTTGCATCTTTTAGGCTCACCCCAAAATGCCTTGCAGATATGACACGTTTTAAAATGTGTCACTTAACATGAGAACATACTCCATTAATTGGATTGAAAGAGAGATAGAGCTCGTACATTCAACAGAATCAAGGTGTAGGCCAATATAGGGCTATACTGGCTATACATTTATATGATTCATAACCTACAATAGTCTTATTAGACCCTgtacaatatatattttaaaatctCAACGAGACTTTAGAAAAATAAGGTTGAATATAATAAAATTAAAGAAAGTGCACCGGGAAAAAAACTAGAATAACAATATCAGTGCTGTCAACATGTTGAATTAATTAAAAACTTTGCCTGTCTTGATAGTATATTATCTGAGTATGCACTTAGTGTAATTCCCCAACTAACTGTATTTAATCAATGGTAGGCTACGTTAAATGGTAAGCGTGCACAATGTTTCTTTTGTTCTAAGTTCTATAGTCCAATGGTTCCAATGGTGTTTTGGCATGTGAATAAATGGGCTTTTCATAATTACCATAAACTTGTCAAAAATATAGACTGTGTTTTATGCCTTAGGTATTGATAAAATCTGTGCAAAAATAATAACAGGAAATGTAAAGCTATATATAgttaatctaaaacaaaaactaTTTACTGAAGATGTAGTATTTGTGTTAGGAAATTATATAGGATTAGGCCTAGCATCAAATACAATTTAAAGAAATAAATATTAACGGATAAATTATATTTCCCATCatattgtttatttgtttgtctGTAGACCCATGATAACAAAGGACACCATTTTATATTTAAATGTATACTGTAGCGTAGGCTACGCTTTTGCACATAGGCCTATACCTGAGTCTTCATTTGGTACAAAATATCTGAATGCCTTTCTTATGTCAACAGCTAGAGATCACTGAGCTTCAACGATTCTTTTTTTAACTACTTTTGATCAATGAAAGGCCTATACCCGACACACTTGGCCAATAGTCCTAAAACGATTGTATGTTTTTAAATGGATGTAGTTGGCTTTAGTAGCCTACAGTTTTTTGGTTAGCATATTTTTGCTAAATAATGATGAAAGTCGACCTACAGCTAGTGTTACCATCACACAAAGGCCTGCCGCTCAGTGCCCAATGGACCTTATTCTTCGCAGTACATAATGTTATTCATAGTTATTATTATAGGCCTACCATTGGGATGACCATACCGTTAGATTATAGCAAAGTATTAACCTATAATAAcgtttattattattactattactattattattattattattattattattattattagcctatCATCATTACATTGTTtctttttattattataattataggATCATGGTTATTATTTGGGtacattgtttttatttattacatttattatTAGGTCTAGCCTAAAATCTTTAATGGAATTGGTTTTGGGTGATGAAAGTGAGACTAGGTGTCTGGCACTCGCTGAATATTTATATTCCCGTTTTTATTGTCGTCCCTACTGTAGGCCCAAGGACACGGAAATTGAAAAAGACGAAAAACGAAAAGGAAGACAAGCGACCCAGAACGGCGTTCACGGCTGAGCAGCTCCAAAGACTGAAAACGGAGTTCCAGGCCAACCGTTACATCACGGAGCAGAGGAGACAGTCTCTAGCCCAGGAGCTCAACCTCAATGAGTCACAAATCAAAATCTGGTTCCAAAACAAACGGGCGAAAATAAAAAAGGCCAACGGCTATAAGAACGGCCTGGCTCTCCAGCTCATGGCGCAAGGATTGTACAACCATTCCACCACCACCATTCAGGAAGACAAGGAGGAGAGTGACTGAGACTTCGCTTGCAGGAGTCACCTTTTGGGGGCACAATATTTGTGGAAAGTAAAGGCTATTGTAAAGAGATTTTCCATTTGTTGATAGGGCTATGTATGGACATAAACTATCAAAAGTATGCCTACAAACTACAAACATGAATGAAAATGAATAGCCGAAAATAAGACATTGTATATATAATTTAAGGAGAAGGGGTAAGCTATAGAAATATGACTACTCATCCCGCACTTGCTGGATAATTATATGATTGTTATCTTTGTCGCTTTAGGCCTAATGTGTTGTGATCTCTCTCTTATATCAAATCTCGATGAACGTACTGCGTGATCTGCCACTTCAAGCCAAAGATTTTATCGGAAAAAACAGCCTGAAAAAACTATGAATCTCTCTGTTATCGTACTTTCTTCCTGAACTGCGAGTCCCTAACAATCAGTCGGCCGCTGTTATCATTAGTTG is a window from the Coregonus clupeaformis isolate EN_2021a chromosome 23, ASM2061545v1, whole genome shotgun sequence genome containing:
- the LOC121536295 gene encoding homeobox protein engrailed-1-B-like isoform X1, yielding MEKQRALHSPESSEGESVSPSPSLPSPPILPLQAAQQAHRTTNFFIDNILRPDFGCRKEHGLGARERAQTSSRERAQPLVTRSNHPGTPCQDSNCSSDSTSSSTSSLALSPTPKKSTSSSKADESSGGSTPKFGENTSSVMVVNGGSGGTAPNPESQPLLWPAWVYCTRYSDRPSSVGPRTRKLKKTKNEKEDKRPRTAFTAEQLQRLKTEFQANRYITEQRRQSLAQELNLNESQIKIWFQNKRAKIKKANGYKNGLALQLMAQGLYNHSTTTIQEDKEESD
- the LOC121536295 gene encoding homeobox protein engrailed-1-B-like isoform X2 gives rise to the protein MEKQRALHSPESSEGESVSPSPSLPSPPILPLQAAQQAHRTTNFFIDNILRPDFGCRKEHGLGARERAQTSSRERAQPLVTRSNHPGTPCQDSNCSSDSTSSSTSSLALSPTPKKSTSSSKADESSGGSTPKFGENTSSVMVVNGGSGGTAPNPESQPLLWPAWVYCTRYSDRPSSGPRTRKLKKTKNEKEDKRPRTAFTAEQLQRLKTEFQANRYITEQRRQSLAQELNLNESQIKIWFQNKRAKIKKANGYKNGLALQLMAQGLYNHSTTTIQEDKEESD